One genomic segment of Hordeum vulgare subsp. vulgare chromosome 2H, MorexV3_pseudomolecules_assembly, whole genome shotgun sequence includes these proteins:
- the LOC123425690 gene encoding B3 domain-containing protein Os07g0563300-like isoform X4 → MSSSGPPNPIAPAHATVLTGTPMSVQPQPKPPPPPPPQQQAGSAPPPPSKQPQQQHQQQQQQGPSPASLQQRPRICFNAHCKDPKSEGARHRGWRLRSGDYAELCDRCYGSFEHGTFCETFHSEVAGWRKCEACGKRLHCGCIVSVHAYALLDAGGVDCILCARKSYVAMAPSQMWSTPTVHMPQNVADRKDSYVKSWRPPAGQISSQWRQNHQLWNMSSIQTDLQQRLAYEFDRPSGSEKLPPGRTFIHAQEKKSDDMHDRPTTPAGMGQIIRDRYANGLGQQTNMDPTHSSTPYQREGPNQNSLHDPSHHVGESDPLSSRKGIVSDGGSTASTGFKLDPHHPSILKDDAASTLPTMGGYTITNYPPVPGRSDHLRIIPNNPQQPPTTVPVSVVQKQFYSHSVIEPDYQAQFRNGKPRMESRMDAKARSQLLPRYWPRITDKELQHLSGDSNSVITPLFEKMLSASDAGRIGRLVLPKKCAEAYFPPISQPEGLPLKVQDASGKEWVFQFRFWPNNNSRMYVLEGVTPCIQSMHLQAGDTVSFSRIDPEGKLVMGFRKTKTQEQIFRQEEPTKPANAAPNLPDVNVNVTAPDSSPNSALARPNKVNTENKDTSPVEQAAACKMEKTGVAQKEGQGTVRSSPGPVKRKATSLGSKIKRFRIDNEESMELKITWEEAQELLRPPLKAPSVVIVDGHEFEEYEEPPVLGRKTYFVTDQSGENHQWAQCEDCSKWRKLPVDALLPSKWTCSDNKWDPERTTCVSPQEASMEQLAELIPIKAGAAKKAKLKMETDSIDVSDGLDTLANLAILGEGESLPSQPTTKHPRHRPGCSCIVCIQPPSGKGPKHKQTCTCNVCMTVRRRFRTLMLRREKRASEKESEEPPRKKEQGQSSESIPQDVLPASTSPTSTPQNVNGNGEDAEETVEHSMVSSPMKNQIDLNIQPEREDEQSPKSDAVGAMRLPRENAA, encoded by the exons ATGTCCTCCTCGGGGCCGCCGAACCCCATCGCGCCCGCGCACGCCACTGTCCTCACCGGCACCCCCATGTCGGTGCAGCCCCAGCCCaagccgcccccgccgccgccgccgcagcagcaGGCCGgctccgccccgccgccgccgtccaagcagccgcagcagcagcaccaacagcagcagcagcagggcccTTCGCCCGCCTCGCTCCAGCAGCGGCCCAGGATCTGCTTCAACGCGCACTGCAAGGACCCCAAATCCGAGGGCGCGCGCCACCGCGGCTGGCGCCTCCGCTCCGGCGACTACGCCGAGCTCTGCGACCGATGCTA TGGTTCGTTCGAGCATGGGACCTTCTGCGAGACGTTCCACTCGGAGGTGGCCGGATGGAGGAAATGCGAAGCGTGCGGGAAG AGGCTACATTGTGGGTGCATCGTCTCCGTCCATGCGTATGCGCTGCTCGACGCCGGCGGAGTTGACTGCATCCTATGTGCTCGCAAGTCGTATGTGGCAATG GCACCAAGTCAGATGTGGTCAACTCCTACTGTGCATATGCCTCAAAATGTTGCTGACAGAAAGGACAGTTATGTAAAGAGTTGGAGACCTCCTGCGGGCCAGATTTCAAGTCAGTGGCGACAGAATCACCAGCTGTGGAACATGTCCAGTATACAGACGGACTTGCAGCAACGTCTAGCTTATGAGTTTGATAGGCCAAGTGGCAGTGAAAAATTACCTCCAGGGCGCACTTTTATTCATGCCCAGGAAAAGAAATCCGATGACATGCATGACAGACCAACGACACCTGCCGGCATGGGCCAGATTATAAGGGACAGATATGCCAATGGGCTCGGACAGCAAACAAACATGGATCCGACACACTCCTCTACGCCCTACCAGAGAGAAGGACCAAATCAAAATAGCCTTCATGATCCTAGTCACCATGTAGGAGAAAGTGACCCTTTGTCTTCAAGGAAAGGGATAGTTTCAGATGGTGGTTCTACTGCATCTACTGGCTTTAAGCTTGATCCACATCATCCATCCATTCTAAAGGATGATGCGGCATCAACCCTGCCGACAATGGGTGGCTACACTATCACTAATTATCCACCGGTACCTGGACGAAGCGACCATCTCAGAATCATACCTAATAATCCGCAACAACCACCCACCACGGTGCCCGTCTCAGTAGTGCAGAAACAGTTCTATTCCCATAGTGTCATTGAGCCCGACTACCAAGCGCAATTCCGTAATGGAAAGCCCAGAATGGAGTCCAGAATGGATGCAAAGGCGAGATCTCAATTACTTCCCCGCTACTGGCCTAGAATAACAGATAAAGAGCTACAGCACTTATCGGGAGA TTCGAATTCTGTTATTACTCCTTTGTTCGAGAAAATGTTAAGTGCCAGTGATGCTGGTCGGATTGGTCGTTTGGTGTTGCCAAAGAAATGCGCCGAG GCATACTTCCCCCCAATCTCTCAGCCAGAAGGACTTCCCTTAAAAGTTCAGGATGCCAGTGGTAAGGAATGGGTGTTCCAGTTCCGTTTCTGGCCCAATAATAACAGCAGGATGTATGTATTGGAGGGTGTCACACCTTGCATTCAGTCGATGCACTTACAAGCGGGCGATACAG TAAGTTTCAGCCGAATAGATCCAGAAGGGAAGCTGGTCATGGGATTCAGAAAGACAAAGACTCAAGAACAG ATATTCCGCCAGGAAGAACCAACAAAGCCTGCAAATGCTGCCCCAAATCTTCCAGATGTGAATGTTAATGTCACCGCTCCAGATTCTAGTCCAAATTCTGCGTTGGCGCGGCCAAATAAAGTCAACACAGAGAACAAAGATACTAGCCCTGTGGAACAAGCAGCTGCCTGTAAAATGGAGAAAACTGGAGTAGCACAAAAGGAAGGGCAGGGAACTGTTCGCTCATCCCCTGGACCTGTCAAGAGAAAAGCAACATCTCTTGGTTCGAAGATTAAACGGTTCCGGATTGATAACGAGGAATCTATGGAATTGAAGATAACATGGGAGGAGGCTCAAGAATTGCTTCGACCTCCTCTGAAGGCCCCAtcggttgttattgttgatggccATGAGTTTGAGGAATATGAG GAGCCACCAGTACTTGGGAGGAAGACATATTTTGTTACTGACCAATCAGG TGAGAATCATCAATGGGCTCAGTGTGAGGATTGTTCCAAATGGCGGAAACTGCCAGTAGACGCCCTTTTGCCCTCTAAGTGGACCTGTTCTGACAATAAATGGGATCCTGAAAG GACGACTTGTGTCTCTCCACAAGAAGCAAGCATGGAGCAACTTGCAGAGTTGATTCCTATAAAAGCAG GTGCTGCAAAAAAGGCTAAACTGAAGATGGAAACTGACAGTATTGATGTTTCGGATGGGCTGGACACTCTGGCAAACCTTGCTATTCTTGGTGAGGGTGAATCTCTCCCTTCCCAGCCAACTACAAAGCACCCCCGCCATCGCCCTGGCTGCTCGTGCATTGTGTGCATTCAGCCTCCTAGTGGGAAGGGCCCAAAGCACAAGCAGACGTGCACCTGCAATGTATGTATGACGGTGCGCCGTCGTTTTAGGACACTGATGCTTCGGCGTGAGAAGCGTGCGTCTGAGAAAGAATCGGAAGAGCCGCCTCGCAAGAAAGAGCAAGGCCAGTCGAGCGAGTCGATTCCACAAGATGTGCTGCCGGCTAGCACCAGTCCTACTAGCACTCCCCAAAACGTGAACGGAAATGGTGAAGATGCGGAAGAAACCGTGGAGCATAGCATGGTATCCTCTCCTATGAAGAACCAGATTGACCTGAACATTCAGCCTGAACGGGAAGACGAGCAGTCACCAAAATCAGATGCGGTCGGTGCAATGAGACTTCCCCGAGAGAACGCAGCCTAG
- the LOC123425690 gene encoding B3 domain-containing protein Os07g0563300-like isoform X3 codes for MSSSGPPNPIAPAHATVLTGTPMSVQPQPKPPPPPPPQQQAGSAPPPPSKQPQQQHQQQQQQGPSPASLQQRPRICFNAHCKDPKSEGARHRGWRLRSGDYAELCDRCYGSFEHGTFCETFHSEVAGWRKCEACGKRLHCGCIVSVHAYALLDAGGVDCILCARKSYVAMAPSQMWSTPTVHMPQNVADRKDSYVKSWRPPAGQISSQWRQNHQLWNMSSIQTDLQQRLAYEFDRPSGSEKLPPGRTFIHAQEKKSDDMHDRPTTPAGMGQIIRDRYANGLGQQTNMDPTHSSTPYQREGPNQNSLHDPSHHVGESDPLSSRKGIVSDGGSTASTGFKLDPHHPSILKDDAASTLPTMGGYTITNYPPVPGRSDHLRIIPNNPQQPPTTVPVSVVQKQFYSHSVIEPDYQAQFRNGKPRMESRMDAKARSQLLPRYWPRITDKELQHLSGDSNSVITPLFEKMLSASDAGRIGRLVLPKKCAEAYFPPISQPEGLPLKVQDASGKEWVFQFRFWPNNNSRMYVLEGVTPCIQSMHLQAGDTVSFSRIDPEGKLVMGFRKTKTQEQIFRQEEPTKPANAAPNLPDVNVNVTAPDSSPNSALARPNKVNTENKDTSPVEQAAACKMEKTGVAQKEGQGTVRSSPGPVKRKATSLGSKIKRFRIDNEESMELKITWEEAQELLRPPLKAPSVVIVDGHEFEEYEEPPVLGRKTYFVTDQSGFFFISENHQWAQCEDCSKWRKLPVDALLPSKWTCSDNKWDPERTTCVSPQEASMEQLAELIPIKAGAAKKAKLKMETDSIDVSDGLDTLANLAILGEGESLPSQPTTKHPRHRPGCSCIVCIQPPSGKGPKHKQTCTCNVCMTVRRRFRTLMLRREKRASEKESEEPPRKKEQGQSSESIPQDVLPASTSPTSTPQNVNGNGEDAEETVEHSMVSSPMKNQIDLNIQPEREDEQSPKSDAVGAMRLPRENAA; via the exons ATGTCCTCCTCGGGGCCGCCGAACCCCATCGCGCCCGCGCACGCCACTGTCCTCACCGGCACCCCCATGTCGGTGCAGCCCCAGCCCaagccgcccccgccgccgccgccgcagcagcaGGCCGgctccgccccgccgccgccgtccaagcagccgcagcagcagcaccaacagcagcagcagcagggcccTTCGCCCGCCTCGCTCCAGCAGCGGCCCAGGATCTGCTTCAACGCGCACTGCAAGGACCCCAAATCCGAGGGCGCGCGCCACCGCGGCTGGCGCCTCCGCTCCGGCGACTACGCCGAGCTCTGCGACCGATGCTA TGGTTCGTTCGAGCATGGGACCTTCTGCGAGACGTTCCACTCGGAGGTGGCCGGATGGAGGAAATGCGAAGCGTGCGGGAAG AGGCTACATTGTGGGTGCATCGTCTCCGTCCATGCGTATGCGCTGCTCGACGCCGGCGGAGTTGACTGCATCCTATGTGCTCGCAAGTCGTATGTGGCAATG GCACCAAGTCAGATGTGGTCAACTCCTACTGTGCATATGCCTCAAAATGTTGCTGACAGAAAGGACAGTTATGTAAAGAGTTGGAGACCTCCTGCGGGCCAGATTTCAAGTCAGTGGCGACAGAATCACCAGCTGTGGAACATGTCCAGTATACAGACGGACTTGCAGCAACGTCTAGCTTATGAGTTTGATAGGCCAAGTGGCAGTGAAAAATTACCTCCAGGGCGCACTTTTATTCATGCCCAGGAAAAGAAATCCGATGACATGCATGACAGACCAACGACACCTGCCGGCATGGGCCAGATTATAAGGGACAGATATGCCAATGGGCTCGGACAGCAAACAAACATGGATCCGACACACTCCTCTACGCCCTACCAGAGAGAAGGACCAAATCAAAATAGCCTTCATGATCCTAGTCACCATGTAGGAGAAAGTGACCCTTTGTCTTCAAGGAAAGGGATAGTTTCAGATGGTGGTTCTACTGCATCTACTGGCTTTAAGCTTGATCCACATCATCCATCCATTCTAAAGGATGATGCGGCATCAACCCTGCCGACAATGGGTGGCTACACTATCACTAATTATCCACCGGTACCTGGACGAAGCGACCATCTCAGAATCATACCTAATAATCCGCAACAACCACCCACCACGGTGCCCGTCTCAGTAGTGCAGAAACAGTTCTATTCCCATAGTGTCATTGAGCCCGACTACCAAGCGCAATTCCGTAATGGAAAGCCCAGAATGGAGTCCAGAATGGATGCAAAGGCGAGATCTCAATTACTTCCCCGCTACTGGCCTAGAATAACAGATAAAGAGCTACAGCACTTATCGGGAGA TTCGAATTCTGTTATTACTCCTTTGTTCGAGAAAATGTTAAGTGCCAGTGATGCTGGTCGGATTGGTCGTTTGGTGTTGCCAAAGAAATGCGCCGAG GCATACTTCCCCCCAATCTCTCAGCCAGAAGGACTTCCCTTAAAAGTTCAGGATGCCAGTGGTAAGGAATGGGTGTTCCAGTTCCGTTTCTGGCCCAATAATAACAGCAGGATGTATGTATTGGAGGGTGTCACACCTTGCATTCAGTCGATGCACTTACAAGCGGGCGATACAG TAAGTTTCAGCCGAATAGATCCAGAAGGGAAGCTGGTCATGGGATTCAGAAAGACAAAGACTCAAGAACAG ATATTCCGCCAGGAAGAACCAACAAAGCCTGCAAATGCTGCCCCAAATCTTCCAGATGTGAATGTTAATGTCACCGCTCCAGATTCTAGTCCAAATTCTGCGTTGGCGCGGCCAAATAAAGTCAACACAGAGAACAAAGATACTAGCCCTGTGGAACAAGCAGCTGCCTGTAAAATGGAGAAAACTGGAGTAGCACAAAAGGAAGGGCAGGGAACTGTTCGCTCATCCCCTGGACCTGTCAAGAGAAAAGCAACATCTCTTGGTTCGAAGATTAAACGGTTCCGGATTGATAACGAGGAATCTATGGAATTGAAGATAACATGGGAGGAGGCTCAAGAATTGCTTCGACCTCCTCTGAAGGCCCCAtcggttgttattgttgatggccATGAGTTTGAGGAATATGAG GAGCCACCAGTACTTGGGAGGAAGACATATTTTGTTACTGACCAATCAGG TTTCTTCTTTATCAGTGAGAATCATCAATGGGCTCAGTGTGAGGATTGTTCCAAATGGCGGAAACTGCCAGTAGACGCCCTTTTGCCCTCTAAGTGGACCTGTTCTGACAATAAATGGGATCCTGAAAG GACGACTTGTGTCTCTCCACAAGAAGCAAGCATGGAGCAACTTGCAGAGTTGATTCCTATAAAAGCAG GTGCTGCAAAAAAGGCTAAACTGAAGATGGAAACTGACAGTATTGATGTTTCGGATGGGCTGGACACTCTGGCAAACCTTGCTATTCTTGGTGAGGGTGAATCTCTCCCTTCCCAGCCAACTACAAAGCACCCCCGCCATCGCCCTGGCTGCTCGTGCATTGTGTGCATTCAGCCTCCTAGTGGGAAGGGCCCAAAGCACAAGCAGACGTGCACCTGCAATGTATGTATGACGGTGCGCCGTCGTTTTAGGACACTGATGCTTCGGCGTGAGAAGCGTGCGTCTGAGAAAGAATCGGAAGAGCCGCCTCGCAAGAAAGAGCAAGGCCAGTCGAGCGAGTCGATTCCACAAGATGTGCTGCCGGCTAGCACCAGTCCTACTAGCACTCCCCAAAACGTGAACGGAAATGGTGAAGATGCGGAAGAAACCGTGGAGCATAGCATGGTATCCTCTCCTATGAAGAACCAGATTGACCTGAACATTCAGCCTGAACGGGAAGACGAGCAGTCACCAAAATCAGATGCGGTCGGTGCAATGAGACTTCCCCGAGAGAACGCAGCCTAG